The following are from one region of the Moritella sp. 24 genome:
- the rsxA gene encoding electron transport complex subunit RsxA: MTEYLLLLVSTVLVNNFVLVKFLGLCPFMGVSSKLESAIGMSFATTFVLTIAAMSSYLVETYILTPLGLEYLRTLSFILVIAVVVQFTEMVVHKTSPTLYRLLGIFLPLITTNCAVLGVALLNINEKHNFIESAVYGFGAAVGFSLVLILFAAMRERIAAANVPAPFKGTSIAMITAGLMSLAFMGFTGLVKL; encoded by the coding sequence ATGACCGAATATCTCTTACTACTAGTTAGCACTGTTCTTGTAAATAACTTTGTACTAGTCAAATTCCTTGGTTTATGCCCGTTTATGGGTGTGTCTAGTAAACTAGAAAGTGCGATAGGCATGTCATTTGCCACCACATTTGTACTGACAATTGCAGCAATGTCTTCATACCTTGTCGAAACCTATATTTTAACGCCGCTTGGCTTAGAATACTTGCGTACATTAAGTTTCATCCTCGTTATTGCCGTTGTAGTACAATTTACTGAAATGGTTGTTCATAAAACCAGTCCAACACTCTATCGTTTACTCGGTATTTTCTTGCCGTTAATCACAACAAACTGTGCGGTTCTTGGTGTTGCATTACTCAATATTAATGAAAAACACAACTTTATTGAAAGCGCTGTTTATGGTTTTGGTGCTGCAGTTGGCTTCTCATTAGTACTTATCTTATTTGCTGCAATGCGCGAACGAATCGCTGCGGCAAACGTACCGGCCCCTTTTAAGGGAACTTCAATCGCTATGATCACAGCAGGCCTTATGTCTCTTGCCTTCATGGGCTTTACGGGCTTGGTTAAACTTTAA
- the rsxB gene encoding electron transport complex subunit RsxB, with product MTTIFLAIITLVILAGLFGLGLGWAAIRFKIEGNPVVEQIDAELPQTQCGQCGYPGCKPYAEAVANGEEVNLCVPGGSDTVEKLADIMGVEAKPIAEQEHDASVKLVARIIEEDCIGCTKCIQACPVDAIAGATRAMHTVIVDACTGCKLCVAPCPTDCIVMEPVQAAWKWQLDSIPVVNIK from the coding sequence ATGACTACAATTTTCCTTGCAATTATTACCCTTGTTATTCTCGCTGGCCTATTTGGCCTTGGATTAGGCTGGGCAGCTATTCGTTTTAAAATCGAAGGCAATCCAGTCGTTGAACAGATTGATGCGGAATTACCACAAACACAGTGTGGCCAGTGCGGCTACCCCGGCTGTAAACCTTATGCAGAAGCTGTCGCCAATGGTGAAGAAGTAAACCTTTGTGTACCAGGTGGTTCAGATACCGTTGAAAAGCTTGCTGATATTATGGGCGTTGAAGCGAAACCCATTGCAGAGCAAGAGCACGATGCAAGTGTTAAGCTTGTCGCCCGTATCATTGAAGAAGACTGTATTGGTTGCACTAAATGCATTCAGGCCTGCCCTGTCGATGCGATTGCGGGTGCAACACGTGCAATGCACACGGTAATTGTTGATGCCTGCACTGGCTGTAAGCTATGTGTTGCGCCCTGTCCTACCGATTGTATCGTGATGGAACCAGTACAAGCTGCATGGAAGTGGCAGTTAGACTCTATCCCTGTCGTGAATATTAAGTAG
- a CDS encoding EAL domain-containing protein: MTDYFRCSLFITFVFVCVLASSLSFSYNSLNSSLAIQGSVVNDALSQKISLDSINDHNAKLLTERLALSQLFIQTESVSSGWESNINYPTLIQLIFPQLTKNFSGATDLFSYTFKLKFSEKDNAIIQLLSSFVISLFIAYILCLISVKRLLINLERKVLGEISNTTKLKHHVFPTVTRLLAQHKADLHKELQDQHDKIESLSKQINMDNLTGLYNRFYFRGELVDILSDKKESQSAILALIRATALGHINKHRGFQRGDNYLKDISNILKQCTKRYPDSRLYRVSGPDFAIIIPNMTAAVAHKLAREIKANLDEYQSLHDLENVAYIGITTVHSGQQPEQVLARADTALAKAQLEGPNYWAFQQQDAQQENQGQSYWKDVIEEIINKRSLMLLSQPVQPIHRNMKNYQEIYTRFIGNNNAMLPTHTLFAMAQRLDYTVKIDQIIIENIISNSRTQMDGTSHWGVNLTSHSVQSSAFIVWLERLLLREPNIASNLVFEIDEVILERNIVSSKRVIDMLRRVGSRSAISKFGHGISSFKLFKELKPNYIKIDSGLVQAITDDNASQQFLRMIVDVAHRMSCQVIAEGVEELAQKQLLESMYVDGIQGYLISRPAPLSKIAC; encoded by the coding sequence ATGACGGATTATTTTCGCTGCAGCCTTTTCATCACATTTGTTTTTGTGTGCGTGCTTGCCAGCTCTTTAAGTTTTAGTTACAACTCATTAAATTCATCACTGGCAATACAAGGTAGTGTTGTCAACGATGCATTGAGTCAAAAAATAAGTCTTGATTCTATTAATGATCATAACGCCAAGTTATTAACAGAGCGTCTTGCGCTTAGCCAACTATTTATTCAAACCGAATCGGTATCTTCTGGTTGGGAATCGAATATTAACTACCCTACGCTGATCCAATTGATCTTCCCGCAGTTAACTAAAAACTTTTCAGGTGCCACAGACTTATTCAGTTACACATTTAAGTTAAAATTTAGTGAAAAAGATAACGCCATCATTCAATTATTAAGCAGCTTTGTTATCTCATTATTTATCGCTTATATATTATGCTTAATATCTGTTAAACGGTTATTAATCAATTTAGAAAGAAAGGTCCTAGGTGAAATAAGTAACACGACAAAACTAAAACATCACGTATTTCCAACCGTAACTCGCCTTCTTGCTCAACATAAAGCAGACCTCCATAAAGAGTTACAAGATCAGCACGATAAAATCGAATCCTTATCAAAACAAATCAACATGGATAATTTAACCGGTTTATACAACCGATTTTATTTTCGTGGTGAACTTGTTGATATTTTATCAGATAAAAAAGAATCTCAATCTGCAATTTTAGCGTTAATCCGAGCAACGGCACTAGGCCATATAAATAAACACCGAGGGTTTCAACGTGGCGATAACTACCTGAAAGATATCTCAAATATACTAAAACAATGCACTAAACGTTATCCAGATAGTCGACTATATCGTGTATCGGGTCCCGATTTTGCTATTATAATCCCGAATATGACAGCAGCAGTAGCCCACAAGCTCGCAAGAGAAATTAAAGCCAACCTTGATGAATATCAATCACTTCATGACTTAGAAAATGTTGCTTATATCGGTATAACAACCGTTCACTCAGGTCAGCAGCCCGAACAAGTGCTAGCTCGAGCAGATACAGCATTAGCCAAAGCACAACTTGAAGGTCCAAACTATTGGGCATTCCAACAGCAAGATGCCCAACAAGAAAATCAAGGCCAATCTTATTGGAAAGATGTCATTGAAGAGATCATTAATAAACGTAGTTTGATGCTTCTTAGTCAGCCCGTGCAACCCATTCACCGTAACATGAAAAATTACCAAGAAATCTATACACGTTTTATTGGTAATAATAACGCAATGTTACCAACGCATACTTTATTTGCGATGGCCCAACGCTTAGATTACACCGTAAAAATCGATCAAATTATTATTGAGAATATTATCAGTAATAGCCGAACACAGATGGATGGCACAAGTCATTGGGGGGTAAACCTCACCTCTCACTCAGTACAAAGTAGCGCATTTATTGTCTGGTTAGAGCGCTTATTATTACGCGAACCTAATATCGCGTCGAATTTAGTATTTGAAATTGATGAAGTGATTCTCGAAAGAAACATAGTTTCAAGTAAGCGTGTGATTGATATGTTACGTCGCGTTGGTAGCCGCTCTGCGATTAGTAAGTTTGGTCACGGCATTAGTTCATTCAAACTATTTAAAGAACTAAAACCTAATTACATCAAAATAGACAGTGGATTGGTACAAGCCATTACTGATGATAATGCAAGCCAGCAATTTTTACGTATGATCGTAGACGTTGCCCACCGTATGAGTTGCCAAGTTATCGCAGAAGGCGTTGAAGAGTTAGCACAAAAACAATTACTCGAATCAATGTACGTTGATGGGATCCAAGGTTATCTCATATCAAGACCTGCTCCACTCAGCAAAATAGCCTGCTAA